In the genome of Rhinolophus ferrumequinum isolate MPI-CBG mRhiFer1 chromosome 24, mRhiFer1_v1.p, whole genome shotgun sequence, one region contains:
- the RPS14 gene encoding 40S ribosomal protein S14: protein MAPRKGKEKKEEQVISLGPQVAEGENVFGVCHIFASFNDTFVHVTDLSGKETICRVTGGMKVKADRDESSPYAAMLAAQDVAQRCKELGITALHIKLRATGGNRTKTPGPGAQSALRALARSGMKIGRIEDVTPIPSDSTRRKGGRRGRRL from the exons atggcACCTCgcaaggggaaggaaaaaaaggaagaacaggtCATCAGCCTCGGACCTCAGGTAGCTGAAGGAGAAAATGTATTTGGTGTCTGCCACATCTTTGCATCCTTTAATGACACTTTCGTACATGTCACGGATCTTTCTGGCAA GGAAACCATCTGCCGTGTAACCGGTGGGATGAAGGTAAAGGCTGACCGAGATGAGTCTTCTCCATATGCTGCCATGTTGGCTGCCCAGGATGTAGCCCAGAGGTGCAAGGAGCTGGGCATCACTGCTCTCCACATCAAACTCCGGGCCACGGGAGGAAATAG GACCAAGACGCCTGGCCCAGGGGCCCAGTCAGCGCTCAGAGCCCTTGCCCGCTCGGGAATGAAGATCGGACGCATTG AGGATGTCACCCCCATCCCCTCCGACAGCACCCGCAGGAAGGGGGGTCGCCGTGGTCGCCGTCTGTGA